Proteins encoded together in one Pontiella desulfatans window:
- a CDS encoding glycosyltransferase family protein, giving the protein MKKKPDTQYAVRNTQSKIAYYITAHGYGHGTRSCDILNALRTAAPNVPIMVKTDLPTDFMASRLPDTIDVRPGAFDLGLIQKDSIQVDLEASIDTLEKLYSREEELIAQEADFMQRENIGVVVADIPAIPLAAAQRAGIPNVATSNFGWNWIYSEFIGHDPRWKTYVEKFRQVYAQTDLLLRQPFAEPMEAFPNQIDLPLLAKPGTECRARIAEATGADPTKQWILLSFTTLDLNQEALARLSYLHKYDIFTVDPLEWPDSNIRCLSRSLAPFADILASCDVVVTKPGFGIVSECIANTKPIIYSDRKNFLEYPILVDAIERYCKQAFIPNAELYAGELERALVAIETAPAPREAMPRGGAERAAAEILKRLG; this is encoded by the coding sequence ATGAAAAAGAAACCTGATACGCAATACGCAGTACGCAATACGCAGTCAAAGATCGCCTACTACATCACCGCCCACGGCTATGGGCATGGAACCCGCTCCTGCGACATCCTCAATGCCCTACGCACAGCCGCCCCCAATGTCCCGATCATGGTCAAGACCGACCTGCCCACCGACTTCATGGCCAGCCGCCTACCCGACACCATCGACGTCCGGCCCGGCGCCTTCGACCTCGGCCTGATCCAAAAAGATTCCATCCAGGTTGACCTCGAAGCCTCCATCGATACCCTCGAAAAACTCTATTCCCGCGAAGAGGAACTGATTGCCCAGGAAGCGGACTTCATGCAGCGCGAAAACATCGGCGTGGTCGTGGCCGATATTCCCGCCATTCCGCTGGCCGCCGCGCAACGGGCCGGAATCCCCAACGTGGCCACCAGCAACTTTGGCTGGAACTGGATCTATTCCGAATTCATCGGCCACGATCCACGCTGGAAAACCTATGTCGAAAAGTTCCGCCAGGTCTACGCTCAGACCGACCTGCTGCTGCGCCAGCCCTTCGCCGAGCCGATGGAAGCCTTCCCGAACCAGATCGACCTGCCGTTGCTGGCCAAACCCGGCACCGAATGCCGCGCCCGCATTGCCGAAGCCACCGGAGCCGATCCCACCAAACAATGGATCCTGCTTTCCTTCACCACCCTGGACTTGAACCAAGAGGCCCTGGCCCGATTATCATACTTGCATAAGTATGATATTTTCACCGTCGACCCCCTGGAATGGCCGGATTCCAACATCCGTTGCCTATCCCGTTCGCTTGCCCCCTTTGCCGACATTCTTGCCTCCTGCGACGTGGTGGTCACCAAGCCCGGATTCGGGATCGTCTCCGAATGCATCGCCAACACCAAGCCGATCATCTATTCGGACCGGAAGAATTTCCTGGAATACCCCATTCTGGTGGATGCGATCGAGCGCTACTGCAAACAGGCGTTCATTCCCAATGCGGAGTTGTACGCAGGAGAATTGGAACGGGCCCTTGTCGCGATTGAAACCGCGCCCGCACCGCGCGAGGCCATGCCTCGCGGCGGCGCAGAACGTGCCGCCGCGGAAATCCTGAAGCGGCTGGGATAA
- a CDS encoding AraC family transcriptional regulator produces the protein MNEIISYGRFQCTELTPHKNRGMEITYIERGLMEWMVEGELEKVKSGSIYFTLPWQVHGSVNPKEPDNTIWHVLFHLEKDYPTPHTHFQFPKSFGFSKEEMEILSQTFAGTRQHCFPATPAMRSLMPTLIGELQSTHALRDAHTKTLIRAILVELKRIISGEVVDTGQNTYSEQRVQALIASLPSSCDQQWTLAEMAEHCGIQRTQLNKVFQKLTGSTPMEYLFRIRMERAKTLLRETDIKIIDIAFECGYGTSQYFANTFKQAIGATPSEYRKHFSGLSAAESRDWKNIQFRTEEEERRRVRDFSS, from the coding sequence ATGAACGAGATCATTAGCTACGGACGCTTCCAGTGCACGGAACTCACGCCGCACAAGAACCGCGGTATGGAAATCACCTACATCGAGAGGGGCTTGATGGAATGGATGGTCGAGGGCGAACTGGAAAAGGTGAAGTCGGGCTCGATCTATTTCACCCTGCCCTGGCAGGTGCACGGCAGCGTCAACCCCAAGGAACCGGACAACACGATCTGGCACGTGCTGTTCCACCTGGAAAAGGACTACCCCACCCCGCACACCCACTTCCAGTTTCCAAAATCGTTTGGGTTCAGCAAGGAGGAGATGGAAATCCTGAGCCAAACCTTCGCCGGCACACGGCAGCATTGCTTTCCGGCCACCCCGGCCATGCGAAGCCTGATGCCCACGCTCATCGGCGAGCTGCAAAGCACCCATGCCCTGCGCGACGCCCACACCAAAACCCTTATCCGGGCCATCCTCGTCGAGCTCAAGCGAATCATTTCCGGCGAGGTGGTCGATACCGGCCAAAACACCTATTCCGAACAGCGCGTGCAGGCCCTCATCGCCAGCCTGCCGTCGAGCTGCGACCAACAATGGACGCTGGCCGAAATGGCGGAGCATTGCGGCATCCAGCGCACCCAGCTCAACAAGGTGTTCCAGAAACTCACCGGCAGCACCCCCATGGAATATCTCTTCCGCATCCGGATGGAACGCGCCAAAACCCTGCTGCGCGAAACCGACATCAAGATTATCGACATCGCCTTCGAGTGCGGCTACGGCACCAGCCAATATTTCGCCAACACCTTCAAGCAGGCCATCGGCGCAACGCCGTCCGAATACCGCAAGCACTTCAGCGGACTCTCCGCCGCCGAATCGCGCGACTGGAAAAACATCCAGTTCCGCACCGAGGAAGAAGAACGCCGCCGCGTCCGCGACTTTAGTTCCTAG
- a CDS encoding type II secretion system F family protein — MPRFFYRAVNAQGHSSTGAVEAADAAGARRKLRTDGLTPVDIRPANPADHAHAASREKSKPVTSAEMEKLNSAQVGAGEANKIALELFTRVHQLVDNGMPLGDAVKALGQRLTVPRQKALCSGLWHELSKGSNMAGAMRRFPKIFDATTIAMVEAGEATGNLGPILENLIEMLETRREMRKEIASGLAYPAFILIVVFLVMLFVLFYLMPNIQTMMDSMGGELTLPTRIVMGFAKFSLTGGPFILGAFGGIFLLFRQWRKTEGGRLASDRWLLRLPVVKGIAQNAELSRVCNLSAVLLDSGVDTTDALRLIERSMQNRYLRGLFSASRTLISDGASFANALRHNKVMPDMDLDILGISEDAGDLVAGFRSIYKARNEELRDQMKRLTVWIGTGAMFFVFALVFLLVFGIVSSILQLSSSVLG, encoded by the coding sequence ATGCCACGTTTTTTCTATAGGGCGGTCAACGCACAGGGGCATTCGAGCACGGGCGCGGTCGAGGCGGCCGATGCCGCCGGCGCACGCCGGAAGCTCCGGACGGATGGGCTGACGCCGGTCGATATCCGGCCCGCCAATCCGGCGGACCATGCCCATGCCGCCAGCCGCGAAAAATCCAAGCCGGTGACCTCGGCCGAGATGGAGAAGCTCAACAGCGCCCAGGTCGGTGCGGGCGAGGCCAACAAGATTGCGCTGGAGCTGTTCACCCGCGTGCATCAGCTGGTGGATAACGGAATGCCGCTGGGCGATGCCGTCAAGGCACTGGGGCAGCGCCTGACCGTGCCGCGCCAGAAGGCGCTGTGCTCCGGGCTCTGGCACGAACTCAGCAAGGGTTCCAACATGGCCGGCGCCATGCGCCGCTTCCCGAAGATTTTCGACGCCACCACCATTGCCATGGTCGAGGCCGGCGAGGCGACGGGTAACCTCGGGCCGATTCTGGAAAACCTGATCGAGATGCTTGAGACGCGGCGCGAGATGCGTAAAGAGATTGCGTCGGGCCTGGCCTATCCGGCCTTTATCCTAATCGTCGTTTTTCTGGTGATGCTTTTCGTGCTCTTCTACCTCATGCCCAACATACAGACCATGATGGATTCGATGGGGGGCGAGCTGACGTTGCCAACGCGGATCGTGATGGGCTTTGCCAAGTTTAGCCTGACGGGCGGGCCGTTCATTCTCGGTGCGTTCGGGGGGATCTTCCTGCTGTTTCGGCAGTGGCGCAAGACCGAGGGTGGACGGCTGGCAAGCGACCGCTGGTTATTGCGCCTACCCGTGGTGAAGGGCATAGCGCAAAATGCGGAGCTGAGCCGCGTCTGCAATCTTTCTGCCGTGCTGCTCGATAGCGGGGTCGACACCACCGATGCCCTGCGCCTGATCGAGCGGTCGATGCAGAACCGCTACCTGCGCGGACTCTTTTCCGCCAGCCGCACACTGATCAGCGATGGTGCGTCGTTTGCCAACGCCCTGCGCCATAACAAGGTGATGCCGGACATGGATCTGGACATCCTCGGTATCAGTGAGGACGCGGGCGATCTTGTGGCCGGCTTCCGCAGCATCTACAAAGCGCGGAACGAAGAACTTCGCGACCAAATGAAACGGCTGACGGTTTGGATCGGAACCGGGGCCATGTTCTTTGTGTTCGCGCTCGTCTTCCTGCTCGTCTTCGGCATCGTCAGCAGCATCCTCCAGCTCAGCAGCAGTGTGTTGGGGTAG
- a CDS encoding type II toxin-antitoxin system HicA family toxin codes for MNKKHTRTLEKIMEKPERSDIPWKDIEALIIALGGEITEGRGSRVRIYLNDVRAVFHRPHPKRVTDKGAVSSMRRFLKEAEVIK; via the coding sequence ATGAACAAGAAACATACGCGCACACTCGAAAAGATCATGGAGAAGCCAGAGCGTTCAGATATCCCATGGAAGGATATTGAAGCACTCATCATCGCCTTGGGAGGAGAAATAACCGAAGGAAGAGGCTCTCGGGTCAGAATTTATTTAAATGATGTGCGGGCCGTGTTTCACAGACCTCATCCCAAAAGAGTGACAGATAAAGGAGCAGTCAGTTCAATGCGTAGATTCTTGAAAGAGGCAGAGGTGATCAAATGA
- a CDS encoding PLDc N-terminal domain-containing protein: MDIDSVLTVIPIGILIIFGLFILLLPVIALLSLRNRPMNEIAKFLWVLLILLLPFLGAIVCLIVSPGSVFCDDAEE; the protein is encoded by the coding sequence ATGGATATCGATTCAGTTTTGACCGTCATTCCGATTGGAATCCTCATCATATTTGGTTTGTTTATCCTGCTGCTTCCGGTCATTGCCCTGCTTAGCCTCAGGAACCGGCCGATGAACGAAATCGCAAAGTTCCTATGGGTTCTCTTGATTCTCCTGCTTCCCTTTCTTGGCGCCATCGTCTGCCTGATCGTTTCCCCGGGGAGTGTTTTCTGCGACGACGCAGAAGAATAA
- a CDS encoding DUF456 family protein: MELDWQSVGTFGIYTLAGVLCIAGFILSCLSLSGTWVVLAATGLVAWHRWPAFPGLATLIVFLLLCIGVEAIETMAGTWGVQRRGGSKAAGMAALAGGFIGMILGGFIPIPIIGNLVGMIAGSFGLAFVVEHSKMKKADHAAHVATGAVLARLGVIFLKVGITLAMSAALALGCVLTKQTT; encoded by the coding sequence ATGGAACTCGACTGGCAATCGGTCGGAACGTTTGGCATCTACACGCTGGCAGGAGTGCTCTGCATCGCCGGATTCATCCTCTCGTGCCTATCGCTTTCCGGCACCTGGGTGGTTTTGGCCGCAACCGGACTGGTGGCGTGGCACCGCTGGCCGGCCTTCCCGGGGCTCGCAACCCTCATCGTTTTCCTGCTGCTCTGCATCGGGGTTGAAGCCATCGAAACCATGGCCGGCACCTGGGGCGTGCAACGACGCGGCGGCTCAAAGGCCGCCGGCATGGCCGCCTTGGCCGGCGGTTTCATCGGCATGATCCTAGGCGGCTTCATTCCAATACCCATCATAGGGAATCTCGTTGGCATGATTGCCGGCAGCTTCGGACTCGCCTTTGTTGTTGAGCATTCGAAAATGAAAAAGGCCGACCATGCCGCGCATGTTGCAACCGGCGCCGTACTCGCCCGTCTGGGCGTCATCTTCCTCAAGGTCGGAATCACCCTCGCCATGAGCGCCGCCCTGGCGCTCGGCTGCGTCCTGACGAAACAAACCACATGA
- a CDS encoding type II toxin-antitoxin system HicB family antitoxin encodes MMEYKGYIGKVEFDDEANIFHGEVINLRDVVTFQGETVGELREAFKGSVDDYLEFCEDRGESPEKPYSGKFMVRVEPELHKAVAMRAKIEHKSLNAWVHDALETAAG; translated from the coding sequence ATGATGGAATACAAAGGATATATTGGAAAAGTTGAATTCGACGACGAAGCAAACATCTTTCATGGCGAAGTCATCAACCTCAGGGATGTTGTCACGTTTCAGGGTGAAACAGTTGGAGAGCTTCGAGAAGCATTCAAAGGTTCAGTAGATGATTATCTTGAGTTTTGTGAAGACCGTGGCGAGTCACCAGAAAAACCCTACTCTGGTAAATTCATGGTTCGAGTTGAGCCAGAACTCCATAAAGCCGTGGCAATGCGTGCAAAAATTGAACACAAGAGTCTCAATGCCTGGGTGCATGACGCACTAGAAACTGCAGCCGGATAA
- a CDS encoding heavy-metal-associated domain-containing protein, with translation MKKTLLFALAVLALAATGCGDREARAKEKKANTTFMFWCFRKEIVSDNYHVPDMRTAAAAQYLQNKMKAVPGYDDSSYDLEKNILTVSYKSSTVRKMNFEEAIAEAGFPVNLRPADPKAKIPEGVK, from the coding sequence ATGAAAAAAACACTGTTGTTTGCCCTCGCCGTCCTTGCCCTCGCGGCAACCGGATGCGGCGACCGTGAGGCCCGCGCCAAGGAAAAGAAGGCCAACACCACCTTCATGTTCTGGTGCTTCCGCAAGGAAATCGTATCCGACAACTACCACGTGCCCGACATGCGGACCGCCGCCGCCGCGCAATACCTGCAGAACAAAATGAAGGCCGTGCCCGGCTACGACGACAGCTCCTACGACCTCGAAAAAAACATCCTGACCGTCAGCTACAAAAGCAGCACCGTTCGGAAAATGAACTTCGAGGAAGCCATTGCCGAGGCCGGATTCCCCGTCAACCTGCGCCCTGCGGATCCCAAAGCCAAAATTCCCGAAGGAGTGAAATAG
- a CDS encoding L-fucose isomerase: MATSNTWITKLPKIGIRPTIDGRYGGVRESLEDQVMNMAKAAAKHISENLKYPNGEPVECVIADTCIGGVAEAAACAEKFDAENVGVSLTVTPCWCYGSETMDMDPMRPKAVWGFNGTERPGAVYLAAVLAAHAQKGLPAFGIYGRDVQDAGDTSIPADVSEKLLRFAKAGLAAAMMKGKSYLSMGGVSMGIAGSIVDQQFFEDYLGMRVEAIDLTEMHRRIRDEIYDAAEYETALSWVKENCPEGDDPNSPETTRSREKLDAEWEMSVKMALITRDLMYGNEALIDMGYKEEARGHNAIVSGFQGQRHWTDTYANGDFLEAISNSSFDWSGIRMPRLVATENDAFNGVPMLFGHLLTNTAQVFADVRTYWSPDAVKRVTGHQLDGVAADGIIHLINSGSAALDGCGQQSVDGEPAMKPFWEISEAEKDACLKATTWHPSVTEYFPGGGWSSKFVTKAGMPITMSRVNMVKGLGPVLQIAEGWTVELPDDVHKVLDNRTNSTWPTTWFAPRITGKGAFVDTYSVMANWGANHGAFSYGHIGADLISLAAILRIPVFMHNVEDGDVFRPAAWSSFGTENREGADFRACETYGPVYG, translated from the coding sequence ATGGCAACGTCAAACACATGGATTACCAAACTTCCGAAAATCGGCATCCGCCCGACCATCGATGGCCGCTACGGCGGCGTCCGCGAATCGCTCGAAGACCAGGTCATGAACATGGCCAAGGCCGCGGCGAAGCACATCAGCGAAAATCTCAAATACCCGAACGGCGAGCCGGTCGAGTGTGTCATTGCCGACACTTGCATCGGGGGCGTGGCCGAAGCGGCCGCCTGTGCCGAAAAGTTCGATGCCGAAAACGTGGGCGTCTCCCTCACGGTCACCCCGTGCTGGTGCTATGGCTCCGAAACGATGGACATGGATCCGATGCGCCCGAAGGCCGTCTGGGGCTTCAACGGCACCGAGCGTCCCGGCGCGGTCTACCTCGCAGCGGTACTGGCTGCCCACGCCCAGAAGGGCCTTCCGGCCTTCGGCATTTATGGCCGCGATGTGCAGGATGCGGGCGACACCTCCATCCCCGCCGATGTTTCCGAAAAGCTGTTGCGCTTTGCCAAGGCCGGTCTGGCCGCGGCCATGATGAAGGGCAAGTCCTACCTCTCCATGGGCGGCGTTTCCATGGGGATTGCCGGTTCCATCGTCGACCAGCAATTCTTCGAAGACTATCTCGGCATGCGCGTCGAAGCGATCGACCTGACCGAAATGCACCGCCGCATCCGCGATGAGATCTACGATGCCGCGGAATATGAAACGGCGCTGTCCTGGGTGAAGGAAAACTGCCCGGAAGGCGACGACCCGAATTCGCCGGAAACCACCCGTTCGCGTGAAAAGCTCGATGCCGAGTGGGAAATGTCGGTCAAGATGGCGCTGATCACCCGCGACCTGATGTATGGCAACGAAGCACTCATCGATATGGGCTATAAGGAAGAGGCGCGCGGCCACAATGCCATCGTCTCCGGTTTCCAGGGGCAGCGCCACTGGACGGACACCTATGCCAACGGCGACTTCCTCGAAGCCATCTCCAACAGCTCGTTCGACTGGAGCGGCATCCGCATGCCGCGCCTGGTGGCCACCGAAAACGACGCGTTCAACGGCGTGCCGATGCTCTTCGGGCATCTGCTCACCAACACCGCGCAGGTCTTCGCCGATGTGCGCACCTACTGGAGCCCGGACGCCGTTAAGCGCGTTACCGGCCACCAGCTCGACGGCGTTGCCGCCGATGGCATCATCCACCTGATCAACTCCGGTTCCGCCGCGCTCGACGGCTGCGGACAGCAGAGTGTGGATGGCGAGCCGGCCATGAAGCCCTTCTGGGAAATCAGCGAAGCCGAAAAAGACGCCTGCCTGAAAGCAACCACCTGGCATCCGTCCGTCACGGAATATTTCCCCGGCGGTGGCTGGTCGTCCAAATTCGTAACCAAGGCCGGCATGCCGATCACCATGAGCCGCGTCAACATGGTCAAGGGCCTTGGCCCGGTGTTGCAGATTGCCGAAGGTTGGACGGTTGAGCTTCCGGACGACGTCCACAAGGTGCTCGACAACCGCACCAACAGCACCTGGCCGACCACCTGGTTCGCGCCGCGGATTACCGGCAAGGGGGCCTTTGTTGATACCTATTCCGTGATGGCCAACTGGGGCGCCAACCACGGCGCGTTCAGCTATGGCCACATTGGGGCCGACCTGATCTCGCTCGCCGCGATCCTGCGCATTCCGGTCTTCATGCACAACGTTGAAGACGGCGATGTCTTCCGTCCGGCGGCCTGGAGCTCGTTCGGTACGGAAAACCGCGAAGGCGCCGATTTCCGCGCCTGCGAAACTTACGGCCCGGTCTACGGATGA
- a CDS encoding leucyl aminopeptidase family protein, which translates to MKFSISPAPLAEQKKEALVVFCQGGEILLPSGSAGLRKQLAALLKNSAFKGEPGQVAQLPLNGKQVLLTGIGAAKYFHNGLLEQAAAAAIKAGRAAGLKTFAMASTLTLEGVSETDYQLLAGRGAAWGTYEYATFKTSAKKSAAATLTFAGPVEDRGVIKDAEAQGAALVGTADLANMPGNKATPTAIADWAKTMAKENGLTCKVMGETELAKKGCGGILSVASGGAEEARMIILKHKGTDPKAKPIVLVGKTLTFDSGGISLKPGKGMEWMRYDKSGGMAVLTAMQMIARMNVEVPVVGILCAAENMPGSKATRPGDIVTAYKGKTVEVCNTDAEGRLALMDALGLAVDMKPRAIVDIATLTGAVIMALGGSAAAVLGNQPQIVNELIDAGLTAGERLWQLPIFKDYSDNMKSDFADLSNISKTPGAGTATAAAFLQEFVPEDIPWAHIDIAGTAWLESPKPHQAPGATLFGARTLAQWVASQD; encoded by the coding sequence ATGAAGTTTTCCATATCCCCCGCCCCGCTGGCCGAACAGAAAAAAGAGGCCCTCGTGGTTTTTTGCCAAGGAGGGGAAATCCTGCTCCCATCGGGCAGCGCAGGGCTTAGGAAGCAACTTGCCGCACTCCTGAAGAACTCGGCATTCAAGGGCGAACCGGGCCAGGTGGCCCAGCTCCCGCTCAATGGGAAACAAGTCCTTCTCACCGGAATCGGTGCCGCGAAATATTTCCACAACGGCCTGCTCGAGCAAGCCGCCGCCGCCGCCATCAAGGCCGGGCGGGCCGCCGGGCTCAAAACCTTCGCCATGGCCTCGACCCTCACGCTCGAAGGCGTTTCCGAAACGGACTACCAGCTCCTCGCAGGACGCGGCGCGGCGTGGGGAACCTACGAATACGCCACCTTCAAAACCTCCGCGAAAAAGAGTGCGGCGGCAACGCTAACCTTCGCCGGACCGGTCGAGGACAGAGGGGTCATCAAGGATGCCGAGGCGCAGGGAGCCGCACTGGTCGGCACCGCCGACCTCGCCAACATGCCCGGCAACAAGGCCACCCCAACCGCCATCGCCGACTGGGCCAAAACGATGGCCAAGGAAAACGGACTCACCTGCAAGGTGATGGGCGAAACCGAGCTGGCCAAAAAAGGGTGCGGCGGCATCCTCTCCGTTGCCAGCGGCGGCGCGGAAGAAGCCCGAATGATCATCCTCAAGCACAAGGGAACCGACCCGAAAGCCAAACCCATCGTACTCGTCGGGAAAACCCTCACGTTCGATTCCGGCGGCATCTCGCTCAAGCCCGGCAAGGGCATGGAATGGATGCGCTACGACAAGAGTGGCGGCATGGCCGTGCTCACCGCCATGCAGATGATTGCCCGCATGAACGTTGAGGTGCCCGTGGTCGGCATCCTTTGCGCCGCCGAAAACATGCCCGGATCCAAAGCCACCCGCCCCGGCGACATCGTTACCGCCTACAAAGGAAAAACCGTCGAAGTGTGCAACACCGATGCCGAAGGTCGCTTGGCCCTCATGGATGCACTGGGGCTCGCGGTCGACATGAAGCCGCGCGCGATCGTCGACATCGCCACGCTCACGGGCGCCGTCATCATGGCACTCGGCGGCTCAGCCGCAGCCGTGCTCGGCAACCAACCGCAGATCGTCAACGAACTGATCGACGCGGGCCTGACCGCCGGCGAACGCCTTTGGCAACTGCCGATCTTCAAGGATTATTCCGACAACATGAAGTCCGACTTCGCCGACCTCTCCAACATCAGCAAAACCCCCGGCGCCGGAACGGCAACCGCGGCGGCCTTCCTGCAAGAATTCGTTCCCGAGGATATTCCGTGGGCGCACATCGACATCGCAGGCACCGCCTGGCTCGAATCGCCCAAGCCCCACCAGGCCCCCGGCGCAACGCTCTTCGGTGCCCGCACCCTCGCCCAATGGGTCGCGTCGCAGGACTAA
- a CDS encoding tetratricopeptide repeat protein codes for MNSIFRPYPSHPWIADWTFEPRGCNASFRENSPGLFFQARETVGRIAPSMAEPAWILQVPVPQNSGITVLFNGFCAYFTRRKELLGAETIVPEPGVLWGQTAGIPNAILATDQPMEEAEGYQWIDHDDCPALLASRGGTFCLVTKTHLKSEAIRIAEGYLEKNLDRVMEQELAYRKGASNLFEDMAHHDSLAVICAESMMKALRPPEGGIPLSWCQSSTSGTVGLDINELFPLAQAWKLIDPEMAEELVTCALKLQNNAGAIPIFYSPHATHSLMEAPKPLMAKTIESVWEARRDEAFLTTVLPLLRRHIQWMLHHFDPKRKGIHCWKNSAECVVPALYETDLATVDLTVLLLTEIDALNRLRRNCPIYQDDPETFEEERTQLEHNLNEMFWNEPESAFTKAYLRDNETTLRGFPAFMPLLWHGLPVLRKNAMLDRVHESGTLPGGLSVLSWRKSAMDDDSFPILQQLLTFHALKQSDPHGTLMYDFSRITLQGFVEWHTLSLEEDKRLQINPVMAAFIMNVQAIRQYRYHAKGGFTGYMFKLMRKAKADRFDLAVIAATIFTVFSVHTVYTILQAPPPLQMLEAQMNAAYANKDAGQTLRNCMQIIRHYPHDAATARLLAGNISLLQNNLPQAGTLFEDIRKDYPDSPGPMIALGLTYQLLGRFEEAESNYHEFCYIFDEIFPELTGRINHFRQLMQEGFKSPPKWQEIYRYQLMHELE; via the coding sequence ATGAATTCCATCTTCCGCCCCTACCCGTCCCATCCGTGGATCGCCGACTGGACCTTCGAGCCGCGCGGATGCAACGCCTCGTTCAGGGAAAACAGCCCCGGGCTTTTTTTCCAGGCCCGGGAAACCGTTGGAAGGATCGCCCCGAGCATGGCCGAACCGGCGTGGATACTCCAGGTCCCCGTCCCGCAAAATAGTGGCATCACCGTCCTCTTCAACGGCTTTTGCGCCTATTTCACCCGCAGGAAAGAACTGCTGGGCGCGGAAACAATCGTCCCGGAACCCGGCGTCCTCTGGGGGCAAACGGCCGGAATCCCGAATGCTATCCTGGCGACCGACCAGCCGATGGAGGAGGCGGAAGGATACCAGTGGATTGACCACGACGACTGCCCGGCCCTTCTCGCCTCCCGCGGCGGCACCTTCTGCCTGGTAACCAAAACCCACCTCAAATCGGAGGCCATCCGCATTGCGGAGGGCTATCTGGAAAAAAACCTGGACAGGGTCATGGAGCAGGAACTGGCCTACCGAAAAGGGGCAAGCAACCTGTTCGAAGACATGGCCCACCACGATTCGCTGGCCGTAATCTGCGCCGAATCCATGATGAAGGCCCTGCGTCCACCGGAGGGCGGCATCCCGCTATCCTGGTGCCAATCCTCGACCTCCGGCACAGTCGGCCTCGACATCAACGAACTCTTCCCGCTGGCGCAGGCCTGGAAACTGATTGATCCGGAAATGGCCGAGGAGCTCGTCACCTGCGCGCTCAAACTCCAGAACAACGCGGGTGCCATCCCCATCTTCTACTCGCCCCACGCCACCCATTCCCTCATGGAAGCACCTAAACCGCTCATGGCAAAAACCATCGAGTCGGTGTGGGAAGCCCGGCGGGACGAGGCCTTTCTGACCACCGTGCTTCCATTGCTCCGGCGCCATATCCAATGGATGCTTCACCATTTCGATCCCAAGCGCAAAGGGATCCACTGCTGGAAAAACAGCGCCGAATGCGTGGTTCCAGCCCTCTACGAAACGGATTTGGCCACGGTGGATCTGACCGTGCTCCTGCTCACCGAAATCGATGCCCTAAACCGCCTGCGGCGCAATTGCCCGATCTACCAGGACGACCCCGAAACCTTTGAAGAAGAGCGCACCCAGCTGGAACACAACCTGAACGAAATGTTCTGGAACGAACCGGAATCCGCCTTCACCAAGGCCTACCTTCGCGATAACGAAACGACACTCCGCGGCTTCCCTGCCTTCATGCCTTTGCTTTGGCATGGCCTTCCCGTTTTGCGCAAGAACGCCATGCTCGACCGGGTCCACGAATCCGGAACCCTGCCGGGCGGCCTAAGCGTGCTCAGCTGGCGCAAGTCCGCCATGGACGACGACTCGTTCCCGATCCTCCAGCAGTTGCTCACCTTCCATGCCTTGAAACAATCCGATCCCCACGGCACGCTGATGTACGACTTCTCCCGCATCACCCTCCAAGGCTTCGTGGAGTGGCATACGTTGTCGCTGGAGGAGGATAAGCGGCTGCAAATCAATCCGGTCATGGCCGCCTTCATCATGAACGTCCAGGCCATCCGGCAATACCGCTACCATGCAAAGGGCGGGTTCACCGGCTATATGTTCAAACTAATGCGCAAGGCCAAGGCCGACCGTTTCGATCTGGCGGTCATCGCCGCAACCATTTTCACCGTGTTCAGCGTCCACACGGTCTACACCATCCTCCAGGCCCCCCCGCCCCTTCAAATGCTCGAAGCCCAGATGAATGCGGCCTACGCCAACAAGGATGCCGGGCAAACGCTTCGGAACTGCATGCAGATCATCAGGCACTACCCCCACGACGCCGCGACGGCCCGGTTGCTGGCCGGCAACATCTCCCTGTTGCAGAACAATCTACCGCAAGCCGGCACGCTCTTCGAGGACATCCGCAAGGACTATCCCGACAGCCCGGGCCCGATGATTGCGCTGGGACTCACCTACCAGTTGCTGGGCCGCTTCGAAGAGGCGGAATCGAACTATCACGAATTCTGCTACATCTTCGACGAAATCTTCCCCGAGCTCACCGGCAGGATCAACCACTTCCGCCAGCTCATGCAGGAGGGATTCAAGTCGCCGCCAAAGTGGCAGGAAATTTATCGATATCAGCTGATGCACGAGCTAGAGTAG